The following coding sequences are from one Devosia neptuniae window:
- a CDS encoding RidA family protein has translation MSEPIYHMVASGPRPVAPFSHAVEVDGWVFVTGQMPTDPAAPDAPLVEGIEAQTRRVVENLRVVLGGIGVGLEHVTMARIYLTQFERDYAALNALWPSFFEPGKLPARTTVGVTALAVGALVEIDLVAKRPA, from the coding sequence ATGAGTGAGCCGATTTACCACATGGTGGCATCCGGGCCACGCCCGGTGGCCCCATTTTCCCATGCGGTCGAGGTCGATGGCTGGGTGTTCGTGACCGGCCAGATGCCCACCGACCCGGCTGCGCCCGACGCACCATTGGTGGAGGGGATCGAGGCGCAGACGCGCCGGGTGGTGGAGAACTTGCGCGTCGTGCTGGGCGGCATCGGGGTGGGCCTCGAGCATGTGACCATGGCGCGGATTTATCTGACCCAGTTCGAGCGCGATTATGCGGCGCTCAATGCGCTGTGGCCGAGCTTTTTTGAGCCAGGGAAATTGCCGGCGCGCACCACAGTGGGGGTGACGGCGCTGGCAGTCGGCGCGCTGGTGGAAATCGATCTGGTGGCCAAGCGGCCGGCCTAG